In Oryza sativa Japonica Group chromosome 11, ASM3414082v1, the following are encoded in one genomic region:
- the LOC4350825 gene encoding CRM-domain containing factor CFM3, chloroplastic/mitochondrial, whose translation MAAAAMAISPSIHLHLHLHLHHPPRLHRLLHLSTTSPYPWLSAWPTAHRRRVPLRRPASALDLRPEPSPSSDSDDDAAFGTSRSSSRSAMSLILSRLRNSGYSYSPPELPPRPPRGSVEDVFRVDDGVVPNARGGFDDDAESALVDARFPWELPMPPPEAGPRAARSKAWMAELTLPEAELRRLRHAGMRLKSRIKVGGAGVTREIVERIRDRWRNDEVVRIKVTGTPALNMRLFHEILERKTGGLVIWRSGTSVSLYRGVAYDIPEPTKGTSKNTQTLGMKSSIKEPPGHSLLPNEKVNEMQDNNGALVSNAEKDTLVEPVPEIKYEDEIDKLLDELGPRYDDWPRPDPSPVDADLLPATVPGYKPPFRVLPYGVRPSLSRRDTTNLRRLARGLPPHFALGRSRQLQGLAAAMVKLWEKSSIAKIALKRGVQLTTSERMAEDIKKLTGGVMLSRNNDFMVFYRGKDFLSPELAEKLLERERWAKSLQDEEQARLNAASSFSSRTEAPVEPTVAGTLGETLEANSKYGNKLDENYENKMTRTVEAARHADLVRKLEWKLQLAQKKIEKAERVLGKVETALKPTEGIQPPETITDEERFMFRKLGLRMKAFLLLGRRGVFDGTIENMHLHWKYRELVKILVKAKSFGDVKKIALSLEAESGGILVSVDKVSKGYAIVVFRGKDYARPSKLRPRNLLSKRKALARSIEIQRREALSHHIATLNRRVKKLKAELLQMEGVKEEGDVELYAKLDSAYSSDEEDVEDEDDEAYLRSFDNSVAVQNGDDRTSLDGSDANSDDEGDYSDEDDDEDDDNDEEDGFDYENDDEDDVPPTTSDGDLYNHTDFGSSDSENYVSLSGRGDPDVKSKGSALDSRNSYSEQSTELTNTCS comes from the exons atggccgccgcggccatggcCATCTCCCCTTccatccacctccacctccacctccacctccaccacccgcctcgcctccaccgcctcctccacctctccaccaCCTCCCCCTACCCATGGCTCTCCGCCTGGCcgaccgcccaccgccgccgcgtccccctccgccgccccgCCTCCGCGCTCGACCTCCGCCCGGagccctccccttcctccgactccgacgacgacgccgccttcGGCAccagccgctcctcctcccgctccgcCATGTCCCTCATCCTCTCCCGCCTCCGCAATTCCGGCTACTCCTACTCCCCCCCGGagctcccgccgcgcccgccgagGGGCTCGGTGGAGGACGTGTTCCGCGTCGACGACGGGGTGGTGCCGAACGCGCGGGGAGggttcgacgacgacgcggagtCGGCGCTGGTGGACGCGCGGTTCCCGTGGGAgctgccgatgccgccgcccgAGGCGGGGCCCAGGGCGGCGAGGTCGAAGGCGTGGATGGCGGAGCTGACGCTCCCCGAGGCCGAGCTGAGGAGGCTGAGGCACGCCGGGATGAGGCTCAAGTCGAGGATCAAGGTGGGCGGCGCCGGGGTCACCAGGGAGATCGTGGAGAGGATCAGGGACAGGTGGAGGAACGACGAGGTGGTCAGGATCAAGGTCACCGGCACGCCCGCGCTCAACATGCGCCTCTTCCACGAGATACTCGAG AGAAAAACAGGGGGTTTGGTAATATGGAGGTCTGGAACTTCTGTTTCTCTGTACAGGGGAGTAGCCTATGACATACCTGAGCCCACTAAAGGAACAAGTAAGAATACACAAACTCTTGGTATGAAGTCCTCCATCAAAGAGCCACCTGGTCATTCGTTGCTGCCTAATGAGAAAGTAAACGAGATGCAAGACAACAATGGAGCATTGGTATCTAATGCTGAGAAAGATACACTAGTTGAACCAGTTCCAGAAATCAAATATGAAGATGAAATTGACAAGCTATTGGATGAGCTTGGACCAAGATACGACGACTGGCCAAGACCTGATCCATCACCAGTAGATGCAGACTTGCTTCCTGCAACTGTACCAGGATATAAGCCCCCTTTCAGAGTTCTACCATATGGAGTACGACCATCTCTCAGCAGAAGGGACACTACAAATTTACGGCGTCTTGCCCGTGGGCTGCCACCTCACTTTGCTCTTG GGCGAAGCAGACAACTCCAAGGCTTAGCAGCTGCTATGGTGAAGTTGTGGGAGAAAAGTTCTATTGCAAAAATTGCTCTGAAAAGAGGAGTGCAGCTTACCACAAGTGAGAGGATGGCTGAAGATATAAAG AAATTGACAGGTGGTGTAATGCTTTCGAGGAACAATGACTTTATGGTCTTCTACAGAGGAAAGGATTTCTTGTCCCCAGAACTCGCGGAGAAACTGCTAGAGAGGGAAAGATGGGCAAAGTCCTTACAAGATGAGGAGCAAGCGCGATTAAATGCAGCGTCTTCCTTTTCTTCCAGAACTGAGGCACCTGTAGAGCCTACTGTGGCTGGTACCCTTGGAGAAACTCTTGAGGCTAACTCTAAATATGGAAATAAACTGGATGAGAATTATGAGAACAAGATGACTAGAACTGTAGAAGCTGCAAGACATGCTGACCTTGTAAGGAAGCTAGAGTGGAAGCTCCAACTT GCACAGAAGAAGATAGAAAAAGCTGAAAGGGTCCTTGGAAAAGTTGAGACAGCCCTGAAGCCAACTGAAGGTATCCAACCGCCTGAAACAATAACAGATGAAGAGAGATTCATGTTTCGGAAACTTGGTCTAAGGATGAAGGCATTCCTGCTCCTTG GCAGGAGAGGAGTTTTTGATGGCACGATTGAAAATATGCACTTGCACTGGAAGTACAGGGAACTAGTGAAAATACTTGTGAAAGCAAAGTCTTTTGGAGATGTCAAGAAGATTGCATTGTCTCTTGAAGCTGAGAGTGGGGGTATTTTAGTTTCTGTGGACAAAGTCTCCAAAGGTTATGCCATCGTTGTGTTCCGTGGGAAGGACTATGCACGCCCTTCTAAGCTGAGACCCAGGAATCTTTTGTCAAAGCGGAAGGCTTTAGCTCGATCCATCGAAATTCAGAGACGCGAG GCCCTCAGTCATCATATCGCAACCTTGAACAGAAGAGTAAAGAAGCTCAAAGCAGAACTG CTCCAAATGGAAGGGGTGAAAGAGGAAGGAGATGTGGAGTTGTATGCCAAACTTGATTCTGCTTATTCCAGTGACGAGGAAGATGTGGAG GATGAGGATGATGAGGCCTACCTCAGGAGTTTCGACAATTCGGTAGCTGTCCAGAACGGTGATGATCGAACCTCCCTTGATGGCAGCGACGCCAATTCTGACGACGAGGGTGACTACTCTGACGAGGACGATGATGAAGACGACGACAATGATGAAGAGGATGGTTTTGATTATGAAAacgatgatgaggatga
- the LOC4350826 gene encoding disease resistance protein RGA5-like gives MKEVRELCYDIDDFVDELFHAAANAKIQRALQFKASPLRKKLPLFKTSQLQEKLSRFNASQLQKKLSWRQKIVDEVSSFSSCLKELIMLYKRYDLGSLERRSGWESNGTMSLTLPLAEETSQRCYLGMDKDMDKLVGLLNDGQQECKVIAIIGLCGVGKTTLAEELYQKFGFQFQCCAFLRLSRKPDMKRVLGSLFSQVRQHDPPGTGTVEVDNLSHEIKSYLNDKRYFIVIDGVWSSYIWNTINQTLPKNFYSRILITTEIDHVAQRCCVDNRKYIFKKEPFNKVESDEFFSRVHEYLKEISSEIAQLFSGLPLMMAIVASILTRLPPSTEQWNVVKKIIKF, from the exons ATGAAGGAGGTGCGGGAGCTGTGCTACGACATCGACGACTTTGTTGATGAGCTTTTCCATGCTGCCGCTAATGCCAAGATCCAAAGAGCTCTCCAGTTTAAGGCTTCTCCACTCCGGAAGAAATTGCCCCTCTTTAAGACTTCTCAGCTCCAGGAGAAGTTATCCCGCTTCAACGCTTCTCAGCTCCAGAAGAAATTGTCATGGAGGCAAAAAATTGTTGATGAGGTCTCAAGTTTCAGTTCTTGCTTGAAGGAATTGATTATGCTTTATAAGCGTTATGATCTTGGTAGTTTAGAGAGACGTTCCGGGTGGGAATCAAATGGAACAATGTCTTTAACTCTCCCGTTAGCTGAAGAGACCAGCCAACGCTGCTACCTCGGTATGGACAAAGATATGGATAAACTTGTTGGGTTACTAAATGATGGGCAGCAAGAATGCAAGGTCATTGCTATCATTGGACTTTGTGGTGTTGGCAAGACCACCCTTGCTGAAGAACTTTATCAGAAGTTTGGATTTCAGTTTCAATGTTGTGCCTTTCTAAGGTTATCTCGGAAACCTGACATGAAGAGGGTGCTCGGTAGTTTATTCTCACAAGTTCGGCAGCATGATCCTCCTGGTACTGGTACTGTTGAGGTGGATAATTTATCCCATGAGATCAAGTCATATCTGAATGACAAAAG GTATTTTATTGTAATTGATGGTGTTTGGTCATCATATATATGGAACACTATCAATCAGACTTTGCCAAAGAATTTTTACAGTAGAATATTGATAACTACAGAAATTGATCATGTAGCTCAGAGGTGCTGTGTTGATAACCGCAAATACATCTTTAAGAAGGAACCATTTAATAAAGTTGAATCTGATGAATTCTTCAGCAGAGTCCATGAATATCTAAAGGAAATTTCTTCTGAGATTGCACAACTCTTTAGTGGCTTACCGCTCATGATGGCTATTGTAGCTAGTATTTTAACACGATTGCCACCAAGCACAGAGCAATGGAatgttgtaaaaaaaatcattaagtTCTAA